Proteins encoded in a region of the Thermocaproicibacter melissae genome:
- the nusA gene encoding transcription termination factor NusA, with the protein MRSRKKTETPAGSSEIFEALATLEQAHGISMDFMLDRIKKAIVTACKSSYGNDDCIVSIDPARGLFLVFLNKTVVADVTEPGKEISVEDARNIDPTAVEGEVVSVPIDTKQFGRIAAMTARNIIRQGIRDGERSRMLQEFESKQQEVVSALVDQIDPRTGAATLIIGKSEAVLPKSEQVPGETLRVGDHIKVYIADVKETERGPRAIISRIHPNLVRRLFEAEVPEIYDGTVEIKSVSREAGSRTKIAVVSHNPNVDAVGSCIGAKGMRVNRIVEELGGEKIDIVEYSDDPCKFIASALSPATVVEVVPAKDGSHACRVSVPDEQLSLAIGNKGQNARLAARLTGWKIDIKPQSGFFGETDETEMDEESESEQEE; encoded by the coding sequence ATGAGAAGCAGAAAAAAGACGGAAACCCCTGCAGGCAGCAGTGAAATTTTTGAAGCCCTCGCCACGCTCGAACAAGCGCATGGCATTTCTATGGATTTTATGCTGGACCGCATCAAGAAGGCCATTGTTACAGCTTGCAAAAGCAGTTACGGCAACGATGACTGTATTGTTTCCATAGATCCGGCCAGGGGACTTTTTCTTGTGTTTCTCAACAAGACTGTTGTAGCGGACGTAACCGAACCGGGAAAAGAAATCAGCGTAGAAGATGCCAGAAACATTGACCCCACCGCGGTGGAAGGCGAAGTTGTTTCCGTTCCGATTGACACAAAGCAGTTCGGCCGCATCGCCGCCATGACGGCGCGCAACATCATCCGCCAAGGCATCCGCGACGGAGAGCGCAGCCGCATGCTGCAGGAATTTGAAAGCAAACAGCAGGAAGTTGTTTCCGCTTTAGTTGACCAGATTGACCCGCGCACCGGTGCGGCAACCCTCATCATCGGCAAGTCTGAGGCCGTGCTTCCGAAATCGGAGCAGGTTCCCGGTGAGACACTGCGGGTGGGCGACCATATTAAAGTTTATATCGCCGATGTCAAAGAAACCGAGCGCGGCCCGCGCGCCATCATCAGCCGCATTCACCCGAACCTCGTTCGCCGTCTGTTTGAAGCGGAGGTTCCCGAAATCTACGACGGCACCGTGGAAATCAAGTCCGTTTCGCGCGAAGCCGGCTCACGCACAAAAATCGCGGTTGTCAGCCATAACCCCAATGTTGACGCCGTCGGCTCCTGCATCGGCGCAAAGGGGATGCGCGTAAACCGCATTGTGGAAGAACTCGGCGGAGAAAAAATTGATATTGTGGAGTACAGCGACGACCCATGCAAATTCATTGCTTCGGCGCTTTCGCCCGCAACCGTTGTTGAGGTCGTTCCCGCGAAAGACGGTTCCCACGCCTGCCGCGTGAGCGTGCCGGATGAACAGCTTTCTCTCGCCATCGGCAACAAGGGCCAGAACGCCCGCCTTGCCGCGCGCCTGACCGGCTGGAAGATTGACATTAAGCCGCAGAGCGGTTTCTTCGGCGAAACGGATGAAACCGAAATGGACGAGGAGTCTGAGTCGGAACAAGAAGAATAA
- the rnpM gene encoding RNase P modulator RnpM, which translates to MIRKKKTPLRMCTGCGEMKPKQELVRVVKSPEGEISLDLTGKKPGRGAYVCKNIDCLKAARKARRFEKAFSCKIPDEIYDRMEEEMLGKE; encoded by the coding sequence ATGATTCGCAAAAAGAAAACGCCGCTACGCATGTGCACGGGCTGCGGCGAAATGAAACCAAAACAGGAACTCGTGCGCGTCGTCAAGTCACCCGAAGGAGAGATATCCCTTGATTTGACCGGCAAAAAGCCGGGCCGCGGCGCGTATGTATGCAAAAACATTGATTGCCTGAAGGCCGCTCGAAAAGCGCGCCGCTTTGAAAAAGCCTTCTCGTGCAAAATTCCGGATGAAATCTACGACCGCATGGAGGAGGAAATGCTTGGAAAAGAATGA
- a CDS encoding L7Ae/L30e/S12e/Gadd45 family ribosomal protein, whose amino-acid sequence MEKNDRLMNLLGLARKAGKLELGSEAVKQTVRRRRAALVLLCADLSPKSAQSIREEAEKAGVKAMELPAGMDTVQAALGQRAGVLAVKDSGFAEALLKLCAEDRGGTIL is encoded by the coding sequence TTGGAAAAGAATGATCGACTGATGAACCTGCTGGGCCTTGCCAGAAAAGCCGGAAAACTTGAGCTTGGCAGCGAAGCAGTAAAACAGACTGTGCGCCGGCGCCGGGCGGCGTTGGTTCTCCTTTGTGCGGACCTTTCGCCGAAAAGTGCACAGTCCATAAGGGAAGAAGCCGAAAAAGCCGGCGTAAAAGCCATGGAACTTCCCGCAGGGATGGATACGGTACAGGCTGCTCTCGGGCAGAGGGCAGGTGTCTTGGCGGTAAAAGACAGCGGGTTCGCAGAAGCATTGCTTAAGCTTTGTGCGGAGGATCGAGGAGGAACGATACTATGA
- the infB gene encoding translation initiation factor IF-2 — MMVKYRVRDVAKDLNVTNKEVLETLEKYTSKPHKYMTALEEDELDIVFEAFTQKNSMESLDSYFAEAAKQKPVVVEEAPDVAITPEKSTAQQTEKPAPAAEQPRRQAKQQAAAQASRKDGLPAAQQTSQKAQKMQQTKPQQQSAQKQQSAQKQQPAQKPAQKRPQQQTVHIETSGTITRPAGRIIDTHASHVELDRYDEKYDRLASEKLKSTDNTVKKQKLVQKSSRYRGKPHSSRKETEAERLRRIALERKNKPITVQIPDEITVGELATRLKATAAEVIKKLMSLGVFATVNDVIDFDTASLVAMEFHAKVKKEVVVTIEERIIDDSEDEDDNLVPRAPVVVVMGHVDHGKTSLLDAIRHTNVTSMEAGGITQHIGAYRVKVDGRDVTFLDTPGHEAFTTMRARGAQVTDVAILVVAADDGVMPQTVEAINHAKAANIPIVVAINKMDKPGANPEAVMEELTKYDIVPEAWGGDVPCVPISAVKGTGIKELLENVLLVADLKELKANPDRAAKGTVIEARLDKGRGPIATVLVQNGTLHVGDIIVAGTTVGRVRAMTDENGKPVKAAEPSVPVEITGLDDVPMGGDVFNAVTDERLARELVEQRRNKLKEEKFNARTKVTLDNLFEQMQEGEMKEFQVIVKADVQGSVEAVRQSLEKLSNDEVRVNVIHSGVGAISESDVMLAAASNAVIVGFNVRPDSVAEENAKRDGVDIRLYRVIYDCINEISAALKGMLAPKLREAALGKAEVRQVYRISSVGTIAGAHVTTGKVTRSSQVRVVRDGIVIAEDSIASLKRFKDDVKEVAEGYDCGIGLTKFNDIKEGDILEAFIMEEYTE; from the coding sequence ATGATGGTGAAATACAGAGTCCGCGACGTTGCGAAGGATCTCAACGTCACCAATAAAGAAGTGCTCGAAACGTTAGAGAAATACACGAGCAAGCCTCACAAATACATGACTGCCCTCGAAGAGGACGAATTAGACATCGTATTTGAGGCTTTTACCCAAAAAAACAGCATGGAGAGTTTGGACAGCTACTTTGCGGAGGCTGCAAAGCAGAAGCCCGTTGTGGTTGAGGAAGCGCCCGATGTTGCGATTACTCCTGAAAAGTCTACCGCACAGCAGACGGAAAAACCGGCTCCCGCGGCGGAACAGCCTCGTCGTCAGGCAAAGCAGCAGGCGGCTGCTCAGGCTTCCCGCAAGGACGGACTTCCGGCCGCACAGCAGACTTCCCAGAAAGCCCAAAAAATGCAGCAGACGAAGCCCCAGCAGCAGTCTGCTCAAAAACAGCAGTCTGCACAGAAACAGCAGCCCGCTCAGAAACCTGCGCAAAAGCGTCCTCAGCAGCAGACTGTCCATATCGAGACCTCCGGCACAATCACTCGTCCGGCCGGCCGCATCATAGACACCCATGCGTCCCATGTCGAGCTGGACCGCTACGATGAAAAATATGACCGCCTCGCCTCCGAAAAGCTGAAATCCACCGATAATACGGTTAAGAAGCAAAAACTCGTTCAGAAGAGTTCCCGCTACCGCGGCAAACCGCACTCGTCCCGCAAGGAAACAGAGGCCGAACGTCTCCGCCGCATCGCGCTTGAGCGGAAAAACAAACCGATTACCGTGCAGATTCCGGATGAAATTACGGTCGGTGAGCTCGCCACGCGCCTGAAGGCGACGGCAGCCGAAGTCATCAAGAAGCTGATGAGCCTCGGCGTGTTCGCAACCGTCAACGACGTGATTGATTTTGACACTGCCTCCCTTGTCGCCATGGAATTCCACGCGAAGGTAAAGAAGGAAGTTGTCGTCACCATTGAGGAACGCATCATCGACGACAGTGAGGATGAAGACGACAATCTCGTTCCGCGCGCGCCGGTTGTTGTCGTTATGGGCCACGTTGACCACGGCAAGACCTCGCTCCTTGACGCAATCCGCCACACCAACGTCACCAGCATGGAAGCCGGCGGTATTACGCAGCACATCGGTGCTTACCGCGTCAAAGTCGACGGACGCGACGTTACCTTCCTCGACACCCCGGGCCATGAGGCATTCACCACCATGCGCGCCCGCGGCGCTCAGGTAACGGATGTCGCGATTCTCGTTGTTGCTGCCGACGACGGCGTCATGCCGCAGACGGTTGAAGCGATCAACCACGCGAAGGCGGCAAATATTCCCATTGTTGTCGCCATAAACAAGATGGATAAACCGGGTGCAAACCCCGAAGCTGTCATGGAGGAGCTGACGAAGTACGACATCGTTCCGGAAGCATGGGGCGGCGACGTTCCTTGCGTTCCGATTTCCGCGGTGAAAGGGACCGGCATTAAGGAACTTCTTGAAAACGTGCTCCTCGTTGCCGATTTGAAAGAACTGAAAGCAAATCCGGACCGCGCTGCAAAGGGTACTGTCATTGAAGCAAGGCTCGACAAGGGCCGCGGCCCGATTGCCACCGTTCTGGTCCAAAACGGCACCCTGCATGTAGGCGATATTATCGTAGCGGGCACAACCGTCGGCCGCGTACGCGCAATGACGGACGAAAACGGCAAACCGGTCAAAGCCGCAGAACCCAGCGTCCCAGTTGAAATTACCGGTCTCGACGATGTTCCAATGGGCGGCGACGTATTCAACGCCGTCACCGACGAGCGCCTTGCCCGCGAGCTCGTGGAACAGCGCCGCAACAAGCTGAAGGAAGAAAAATTCAACGCCCGCACCAAAGTAACGCTCGACAATCTGTTCGAGCAGATGCAGGAAGGCGAAATGAAGGAATTCCAGGTCATCGTCAAAGCAGACGTTCAGGGTTCCGTCGAAGCCGTGCGGCAGTCGCTTGAAAAGCTGAGCAACGACGAGGTCCGCGTCAACGTCATCCACAGCGGTGTCGGCGCCATCAGCGAATCCGACGTTATGTTGGCTGCCGCTTCCAACGCCGTCATCGTCGGCTTTAATGTACGGCCTGACAGCGTCGCGGAGGAAAACGCGAAGCGCGACGGGGTCGATATCCGCCTGTACCGCGTCATTTACGACTGCATCAACGAAATCAGCGCCGCACTCAAGGGTATGCTCGCGCCGAAGCTGCGTGAAGCCGCACTCGGCAAGGCAGAAGTGCGCCAGGTCTACCGCATCAGCAGCGTGGGAACCATCGCCGGTGCACACGTCACCACAGGCAAGGTTACCCGTTCCTCACAGGTCCGCGTCGTGCGCGACGGTATCGTGATTGCCGAGGACAGCATCGCCTCGCTCAAGCGCTTCAAAGACGACGTCAAGGAAGTTGCCGAAGGCTACGACTGCGGCATCGGCCTGACAAAGTTCAACGACATCAAGGAAGGCGACATTCTGGAAGCCTTCATCATGGAAGAATATACCGAGTAA
- the rbfA gene encoding 30S ribosome-binding factor RbfA — MPSHKLGRVTEDIMRELTAIFRELKDPRVQGLISIVRVEVTNDLSYCTVYISSMDGLDRAKEAVKGLRSASGFIRHELSTRLHLRKVPELLFRATDSIEYGANIARLLNELKDKEDENGNP, encoded by the coding sequence ATGCCAAGTCATAAGCTGGGGCGTGTCACAGAAGATATCATGCGGGAACTCACCGCAATTTTCCGCGAACTGAAAGATCCGCGCGTGCAGGGCCTCATCAGCATCGTGCGCGTGGAAGTGACGAACGACCTTTCTTACTGCACCGTCTATATCAGCTCCATGGACGGCCTTGACCGCGCAAAGGAAGCGGTGAAAGGCCTACGCTCCGCATCGGGATTCATCCGCCACGAGCTGAGCACGCGCCTTCACCTTCGCAAGGTGCCGGAGCTCCTGTTCCGCGCAACCGATTCGATTGAATACGGCGCAAACATCGCGCGGCTACTGAATGAGCTGAAGGACAAGGAGGACGAAAATGGCAACCCTTGA
- a CDS encoding DHH family phosphoesterase, with protein MATLERIAEVLRSADCVTILCHQFPDGDTLGSGTALCRGLWKLGKRAVVRCSDPIGSKFAYLFRDLPDDEFEGGLVISVDVADASLLGQPLLSRYEGKIALAVDHHRSRSPFAAETYVDSTAAATCEIIYDLLGLLNVPIDPLIANSLYTGITTDTGCFKYVNTTPHTHRVAAKLMEAGADSVEIDRAMFDTKSRARIEMERRVLDSMRFSKDGRIAVIRITKQMIAETGAVEDDLDGIASIPRCIEGVRIGITLREKDDGTYKVSLRARPPADASVICEQFGGGGHKGAAGCTIALPLDEAEQKIFDAAERYLSENV; from the coding sequence ATGGCAACCCTTGAACGCATCGCTGAGGTGCTTCGCTCCGCGGACTGCGTGACGATTCTCTGCCACCAGTTCCCCGACGGCGACACCCTCGGCTCGGGCACGGCGCTTTGCCGCGGCCTGTGGAAGCTCGGGAAGCGCGCCGTCGTGCGCTGCTCTGACCCCATCGGGTCAAAGTTTGCTTATCTCTTCCGCGACCTTCCGGACGATGAGTTTGAGGGCGGACTTGTGATTTCCGTCGACGTTGCCGACGCCTCTTTGCTCGGACAGCCACTGCTTTCGCGCTATGAAGGTAAAATCGCGCTGGCCGTTGACCACCACCGTTCTAGGTCTCCGTTTGCCGCGGAAACGTATGTGGATTCCACTGCCGCCGCAACCTGCGAAATTATTTATGACCTCCTCGGCCTTCTGAACGTGCCGATTGACCCGCTGATTGCCAATTCGCTTTACACGGGCATTACCACAGACACCGGCTGTTTCAAATACGTCAACACCACGCCGCACACGCACCGTGTGGCGGCAAAGCTCATGGAGGCAGGCGCCGACTCGGTGGAGATCGACCGCGCCATGTTTGACACAAAGAGCCGCGCCCGCATCGAAATGGAGCGCCGCGTGCTCGACTCCATGCGCTTCTCGAAGGACGGGCGGATTGCGGTCATCCGCATCACAAAGCAGATGATTGCCGAAACGGGTGCCGTGGAAGATGACCTCGACGGCATCGCCAGCATCCCGCGCTGCATTGAGGGTGTACGCATCGGCATCACCCTGCGGGAAAAGGATGACGGAACCTACAAAGTGTCGCTGCGGGCAAGGCCCCCGGCAGACGCCTCCGTCATCTGTGAGCAGTTCGGCGGCGGCGGACACAAGGGTGCCGCGGGCTGCACCATCGCATTGCCACTCGACGAAGCAGAACAGAAGATTTTCGACGCAGCAGAAAGGTATTTGAGCGAGAACGTATGA
- the truB gene encoding tRNA pseudouridine(55) synthase TruB, translating to MTGILIMDKPAGFTSFDVVAVMRGVCRERKIGHTGTLDPMATGVLPLLLGTATRALPFLPDTDKEYEAGFRLGLATDTQDSTGKTIAESSVRASRAQLESVLPRFRGDILQTPPMYSAVSVNSQRLYDLARRGIEVERKKRPITIFRLELLEFDEATQSGRLSVSCSKGTYIRTLCADIGEALGTYGVMTSLRRTRAAGYSLSDAVTLEQAKALAAEGRIAERVLPVESLFTSYPAVTVSAAQAVRFSNGGALDLSRTSLRSAQLSDGSRFRVLSPENVFLGLGEVRDKNLAVLRLFPREGGTK from the coding sequence ATGACTGGCATCCTCATAATGGACAAGCCGGCGGGCTTTACTTCCTTTGATGTAGTTGCTGTTATGCGCGGTGTCTGCCGCGAACGCAAAATCGGCCACACCGGCACACTCGACCCAATGGCAACAGGCGTTCTGCCGCTCCTCCTCGGAACGGCCACACGCGCGCTGCCATTCCTTCCCGACACAGACAAAGAGTACGAGGCGGGGTTCCGCCTCGGCCTTGCAACCGATACCCAGGACAGCACGGGCAAGACGATTGCGGAAAGCTCCGTGCGTGCTTCGCGCGCCCAACTGGAATCCGTTCTGCCCCGTTTCCGCGGCGACATTCTGCAGACGCCGCCGATGTATTCCGCCGTTAGCGTGAACAGCCAGCGCCTCTATGACCTTGCGCGCCGCGGCATTGAGGTGGAACGCAAAAAACGGCCCATCACCATATTCCGGCTGGAACTCTTGGAGTTCGATGAAGCTACGCAGAGCGGACGTCTTTCCGTTTCCTGCTCCAAAGGGACCTATATCCGCACCCTCTGTGCAGACATCGGAGAAGCGCTCGGTACATACGGCGTGATGACCTCCCTGCGCCGCACACGAGCGGCTGGGTATTCGCTTTCCGACGCTGTCACGCTTGAGCAGGCAAAAGCGCTTGCGGCGGAGGGACGAATCGCCGAGCGTGTGCTTCCGGTGGAATCGCTGTTCACCTCCTATCCGGCGGTAACGGTATCCGCGGCACAGGCAGTGCGCTTTTCAAACGGCGGCGCACTCGACCTCTCACGCACCTCCCTGCGCAGCGCGCAGCTCAGCGACGGAAGCCGTTTCCGCGTGCTTTCGCCGGAGAATGTGTTCCTCGGCCTCGGTGAAGTGCGGGACAAAAATCTGGCTGTTCTCCGTCTGTTCCCCAGAGAAGGCGGAACCAAGTAA
- the ribF gene encoding riboflavin biosynthesis protein RibF, translating to MEIFRTLTPAETPSAVALGSFDGIHRGHREVISRALAAESRGLTPTVFTFTENPKAGKDTFGGLLLTQEEKIRILSEMGVKRLYLVEFESIRPILPEDFVSNILADVCRAKLVCCGFNFTFGKDGRAGSRELRSLCAAQGIETSVAEPVFAEGGLISSTRIRNLLADGKPEEAAHLLGRPFAYESPVIAGRRLGRELGTPTLNQAVPPELVRPKFGVYVSAVSFGDTITFGVTNVGVKPTVGSNAVLAETWMPAYHGPELYGKIVRTALLKFLRPERKFGSLEELKAAIQHNGEQAERYFREHPELFDSRR from the coding sequence ATGGAAATTTTCAGGACTTTAACGCCCGCCGAAACTCCGAGCGCCGTTGCGCTCGGCAGCTTTGACGGGATTCACCGCGGGCACCGGGAAGTCATTTCCCGTGCGCTTGCAGCCGAAAGCCGCGGACTGACACCCACGGTTTTTACATTCACGGAAAACCCGAAGGCGGGCAAGGATACCTTCGGCGGACTTCTCCTGACGCAAGAGGAAAAAATCCGTATTTTAAGCGAGATGGGCGTAAAACGCCTGTACCTCGTGGAGTTCGAGTCCATCCGTCCGATTTTGCCGGAGGACTTCGTTTCTAACATTCTGGCGGACGTCTGCCGGGCAAAGCTCGTCTGCTGCGGCTTCAACTTCACGTTCGGCAAAGACGGCCGCGCCGGAAGCCGCGAGCTGCGCAGCCTTTGCGCCGCGCAGGGCATTGAGACCTCCGTTGCGGAACCTGTCTTCGCGGAAGGCGGCCTGATTAGCTCCACCCGCATCCGCAATCTCCTCGCCGACGGAAAACCCGAGGAAGCGGCGCACCTGCTCGGCAGGCCGTTCGCCTACGAATCGCCGGTCATCGCCGGACGAAGGCTCGGCCGGGAGCTCGGCACTCCCACGCTGAATCAGGCAGTCCCGCCGGAACTTGTCCGACCAAAATTCGGCGTCTATGTATCCGCGGTGTCATTTGGGGATACAATAACCTTCGGTGTAACGAACGTGGGCGTTAAACCCACCGTCGGTTCCAACGCTGTGCTTGCCGAAACATGGATGCCTGCCTACCATGGACCGGAGCTTTACGGAAAAATCGTGCGCACCGCGCTGCTGAAATTCCTCCGCCCCGAAAGGAAGTTCGGAAGCCTTGAGGAACTGAAAGCAGCCATTCAGCACAACGGGGAACAAGCGGAACGCTATTTCCGCGAACACCCGGAGCTGTTTGACAGCAGGCGGTAA
- the rpsO gene encoding 30S ribosomal protein S15, which produces MLKEEKTEIIKKYALHEGDTGSPEVQIALLTTRINTLTEHLRVHKKDHHSRRGLYKMIGQRRNLLNYLQKNDIERYRSIIEKLNIRK; this is translated from the coding sequence ATGCTGAAAGAAGAAAAAACCGAAATTATCAAGAAGTACGCTCTTCATGAAGGCGACACAGGCTCTCCGGAGGTGCAGATTGCACTTCTCACAACCCGCATTAACACTCTCACCGAGCACCTCCGCGTCCACAAGAAGGACCATCATTCCCGTCGCGGCCTGTACAAAATGATTGGTCAGCGCCGCAACCTCCTCAACTACCTGCAGAAGAATGATATTGAGCGTTACCGCTCCATCATTGAAAAGCTGAACATCCGTAAGTAA
- a CDS encoding polyribonucleotide nucleotidyltransferase yields MFENYRVYKTDFAGRPLVIETGKMAQLANGECLVRYGDTVVHVAATASAKPREGVDFFPLSVDFEEKLYSVGKIPGSYLKREGRPSDKAILAARVIDRPIRPLFPKDMRNDVSVVCTVMSVDHDCSPEIAAMVGTSIALSISDIPWNGPISGVSVGYIDGEYVINPTSEQRKKSRMAVTVASTSERIAMIEAGADEIPDDVMYGGIMAGHKANQPIIEFIKNIQSEIGKPKFTYPSSEPDEEMFNAIKEFAIDDIRVALDTDDKKVRDERLIPIYEKVHEKFDEIYPEQEAKIDECLYKTQKYVVRRWLLDEQKRVDGRKMDEIRPLSAEVGLLPRAHGSGLFTRGQTQVLTVATLGSLEDQQTFDGIDEEVSKRYIHQYNMPSYSVGETKPSRGPGRREIGHGALAERALVPVLPSIDEFPYTLRLVSEVLSSNGSTSQASICGSTLALMDAGVPIKAPVAGISCGLITEGDRWMTMVDIQGLEDFFGDMDFKVAGTHAGITAIQMDLKISGLTPEMIKEALYKTHKARDYIIDEVILKTIPAPRKELSPYAPKMLSMEIPIDKIREVIGTGGKVIQKICSECDVKIDVEEDGRIYVTGLNLDNCKRAMGIIDTIVNDPEPGAIYNGKVTRLMDFGAFVEIAPGKEGLVHISQLDVKHVDQVTDAVNVGDEVMVKVMNIDDKGRLNLSRREALIDVEGLVPENKVSAQRPQRRSFEHDRRQGGNRGDFNRVRHHQ; encoded by the coding sequence ATGTTTGAAAACTACCGCGTTTACAAAACCGACTTTGCAGGCCGTCCGCTGGTCATTGAGACCGGCAAAATGGCACAGCTTGCAAACGGTGAATGTCTTGTGCGCTACGGCGACACCGTAGTTCATGTGGCAGCAACCGCTTCCGCAAAACCGCGCGAGGGCGTGGATTTCTTCCCGCTTTCCGTCGATTTTGAGGAAAAGCTCTATTCCGTGGGTAAAATCCCGGGCTCCTACCTGAAGCGTGAGGGCCGCCCGAGCGACAAGGCCATTTTGGCCGCCCGCGTCATTGACCGCCCGATTCGTCCGTTGTTCCCGAAGGATATGCGCAACGACGTTTCCGTCGTCTGCACCGTTATGAGCGTGGACCACGACTGCTCGCCGGAAATCGCCGCAATGGTCGGCACGTCCATCGCCCTGAGCATTTCGGATATCCCGTGGAACGGCCCCATCTCCGGTGTTTCCGTGGGCTATATTGACGGCGAATACGTCATCAACCCGACCTCCGAACAGCGCAAGAAATCCCGCATGGCTGTAACCGTGGCCTCCACTTCGGAGCGCATCGCCATGATTGAAGCCGGCGCCGACGAAATTCCGGACGACGTCATGTACGGCGGCATCATGGCCGGCCACAAAGCGAACCAGCCCATCATCGAGTTTATCAAGAACATCCAGAGCGAAATCGGCAAACCGAAATTCACTTATCCGAGCAGTGAGCCGGATGAGGAAATGTTCAACGCCATTAAGGAGTTCGCAATTGACGACATCCGCGTGGCACTGGATACCGACGACAAGAAGGTTCGCGATGAGCGCCTGATTCCTATTTACGAAAAAGTTCACGAGAAGTTCGACGAAATATATCCCGAGCAGGAGGCAAAAATCGACGAATGCCTCTACAAGACCCAGAAATACGTTGTGCGCCGCTGGCTGCTCGACGAGCAGAAGCGCGTTGACGGCAGAAAAATGGACGAGATCCGCCCGCTTTCTGCGGAAGTTGGCCTGCTGCCGCGTGCACACGGTTCCGGACTGTTCACCCGCGGCCAGACGCAGGTGCTCACCGTTGCAACGCTCGGCTCCCTCGAAGACCAGCAGACTTTCGACGGCATTGACGAGGAAGTCAGCAAGCGCTATATTCATCAGTACAACATGCCTTCTTACTCCGTCGGCGAAACGAAGCCGAGCCGCGGCCCGGGCCGCCGCGAAATCGGACACGGCGCCCTTGCCGAGCGCGCCCTTGTTCCGGTGCTTCCTTCAATCGACGAGTTCCCATACACCCTTCGCCTTGTTTCTGAGGTTCTTTCCTCCAACGGCTCCACATCGCAGGCTTCTATCTGCGGTTCCACACTGGCGCTCATGGACGCAGGTGTTCCGATTAAGGCTCCTGTGGCAGGCATTTCCTGCGGCCTCATTACCGAGGGCGACCGCTGGATGACAATGGTGGACATTCAGGGCCTCGAGGACTTCTTCGGCGACATGGATTTCAAGGTTGCCGGAACGCACGCCGGCATCACCGCCATTCAGATGGACCTGAAGATTTCCGGCCTGACCCCGGAAATGATTAAGGAAGCCCTCTATAAGACACACAAAGCCCGCGATTATATCATCGACGAAGTTATCCTCAAAACCATTCCGGCACCGCGCAAAGAGCTTTCTCCGTATGCTCCGAAGATGCTCTCCATGGAAATTCCGATTGATAAGATTCGCGAAGTCATTGGCACCGGCGGCAAGGTCATTCAGAAGATCTGCTCCGAATGCGATGTTAAGATTGACGTGGAAGAAGACGGCCGTATTTATGTTACTGGTCTGAACCTCGACAACTGCAAGCGCGCCATGGGCATTATTGACACCATTGTCAACGATCCGGAGCCGGGTGCCATTTACAACGGCAAGGTAACGCGCCTGATGGATTTCGGCGCATTCGTTGAAATTGCTCCGGGCAAGGAAGGCCTTGTGCATATTTCCCAGCTCGATGTGAAGCATGTGGATCAGGTTACCGACGCGGTGAACGTGGGCGATGAAGTTATGGTCAAGGTTATGAATATCGACGATAAAGGAAGATTGAACCTTTCCCGCCGCGAAGCACTCATTGATGTTGAGGGGCTCGTTCCGGAGAACAAAGTCTCCGCACAGCGCCCCCAGCGCCGTTCGTTCGAGCATGACCGCCGTCAGGGCGGAAACCGCGGCGATTTCAACAGAGTTCGCCATCACCAGTAA